One genomic segment of Odocoileus virginianus isolate 20LAN1187 ecotype Illinois chromosome 17, Ovbor_1.2, whole genome shotgun sequence includes these proteins:
- the AATK gene encoding serine/threonine-protein kinase LMTK1 isoform X2, which yields MSSSFFNPSFAFSSHFDPDGAPLSEFSWSSSLSVVAVSFSGLFTVIALMLACLCCKKGGIGFKEFENAEGEEYAADFSAQGSPATAAQNGPDVYVLPLTEVSLPMAKQPGRSVQLLKSTDLGRHSLLYLEEIGHGWFGKVFLGEVNSGISSTQVVVKELKASASVQEQMQFLEEAQPYRALQHSNLLQCLAQCAEVTPYLLVMEFCPMGDLKGYLRSCRVAESMAPDPLTLQRMACEVACGVLHLHRNNYVHSDLALRNCLLTADLTVKIGDYGLSHGKYREDYFVTADQLWVPLRWIAPELVDEVHSNLLVVDQTKASNVWSLGVTIWELFELGAQPYPHHSDRQVLAYAVREQQLKLPKPQLQLTLSDRWYEVMQFCWLQPEQRPTAEEVHLLLSYLCAKGATEAEEEFERRWRSLRPGGGSAGAGLGVAGLALGGTGELLATSSFPLLEQFAGDGFHAEGDDVLTVTETSHGLNFEYKWEAGRGAEAFPPPEGALSPGREARLQELCVPDGAPPGVVPVLSAHSPSVGSEYFIRLEDPAPAADHDPDCTGCAPSTLAAALRPDGSDHDEDSDGSTAASLVMEPLLGHAPPADGPWGHCDYYPCKSHARDLSCASRSPSPETPMLAEPGAEDIDWGVGAFCPPFFEDPLGISPSRSSGDRLSPGGEELGEAEASRAAQYRHWSSNVSANNNSGSRAPESWLPGLSGYTDCCPGVKQTLWAIPELGHPLTPEVPRESLLGPKGASLGQELGHCLGLPHLYPAEGLTPAPCLVASPWAEAAISGGDSPQAEPRLAEEAEGSAGLQLPLPSIPSPSQEGAPLPAEEASTPPTLPASPTPTGSQAPATEPAQTLDSDSGSSSPELEAPGSEDEDTTEATSGVFTDLSSDGPQAEKLDVTPAFRSLQKQVGTPDSLDSLDIPSSASDGGCEVFSPLAVSTPGGQLRALDSGYDTENYESPEFILKEAHEPCEPEAFGELASEGESPGPETRLSASLGGLSEKNPYRDSAYFSDLDTEPEPPVGPTEKHGGVPVPRPEPDLESPKSPRLQSAQPSPELGAPGEAQGAGPREVPPLPLSLPEDSSPEPSACPTGPRQEPPWPQDPVQVPPMPNPVSSKIFLLTPVRPSSESHRPELQETLGLLSGSNLQEQTGGSGASRTPLCLALPGLPTAPEGRPEEEEEDSEDSDESDEELRCYSIQEPSEESEEEVPPVPVVVAESQSARNLRSLLKMPSLLSEAFCEDLERKKKAVSFFDDVTVYLFDQESPTRELGEPFPGAKESPPTFPPGSPGSPSVSCRPRRADPSPEGPATEQDGEFEWNDGLMLTPAQEPASCIPAETAKSVAPSPFSRFTVSPAPASRFSITHVSDSDSGSVGGPTAGAGGSCKEA from the exons ACGGTGCCCCGCTCAGCGAGTTCTCCTGGTCGTCCTCCCTGTCCGTGGTGGCCGTGTCCTTCTCCGGGCTCTTCACCGTCATCGCCCTCATGCTGGCCTGCCTGTGCTGTAAGAAGGGCGGCATCGGGTTCAag GAGTTTGAGAATGCCGAGGGGGAAGAGTACGCGGCCGACTTCTCGGCACAGGGCTCCCCGGCCACAGCGGCTCAGAACGGGCCCGACGTCTACGTCCTGCCACTCACTGAGGTCTCCCTGCCCATGGCCAAGCAGCCCGGGCGCTCAG TGCAGCTGCTCAAGTCCACAGACCTGGGCCGGCACAGCCTTCTGTACTTGGAGGAGATTGGCCACGGCTGGTTTGGGAAG GTGTTCCTGGGGGAGGTGAACTCGGGCATCAGCAGCACCCAGGTGGTGGTGAAGGAGCTGAAGGCGAGCGCCAGCGTGCAAGAGCAGATGCAGTTCCTGGAGGAGGCACAGCCCTACAG GGCCCTGCAGCACAGCAACCTTCTCCAATGCCTGGCCCAGTGTGCCGAGGTGACGCCCTACCTGCTGGTGATGGAGTTCTGCCCGATG GGGGACCTCAAGGGCTACCTGCGGAGCTGTCGGGTGGCCGAGTCCATGGCGCCCGACCCCCTGACCCTGCAGCGCATGGCCTGTGAGGTGGCCTGTGGCGTCCTGCACCTGCATCGCAACAACTATGTGCACAG tgACCTTGCCCTGAGGAACTGTCTGCTCACGGCTGACCTGACGGTCAAGATCGGCGACTACGGCCTGTCTCACGGCAAATACAGG GAGGACTACTTCGTGACGGCTGACCAGCTGTGGGTGCCGCTGCGCTGGATCGCGCCTGAGCTGGTGGACGAGGTGCACTCCAACCTGCTGGTGGTGGACCAGACCAAGGCCAGCAACGTGTG GTCCCTAGGCGTGACCATCTGGGAACTCTTCGAACTGGGAGCGCAGCCCTACCCCCACCACTCGGACCGGCAGGTGCTGGCCTATGCTGTCCGAGAACAGCAGCTCAAGCTGCCCAAGCCTCAGCTGCAGCTGACCCTCTCCGACCGCTG GTACGAGGTGATGCAGTTCTGCTGGCTGCAGCCTGAGCAGCGGCCGACGGCCGAGGAGGTGCACCTGCTACTGTCCTACCTGTGCGCCAAGGGCGCCACCGAGGCGGAGGAGGAATTCGAGCGGCGCTGGCGCTCACTGCGGCCCGGTGGGGGCAGCGCGGGTGCCGGGCTAGGGGTGGCAGGCCTGGCCCTGGGGGGCACGGGTGAGCTGCTCGCCACCTCCTCCTTCCCGCTGCTGGAGCAGTTCGCTGGCGACGGCTTCCACGCGGAGGGCGACGACGTGCTGACAGTGACTGAGACCAGCCACGGCCTTAACTTCGAGTACAAGTGGGAAGCGGGCCGCGGCGCCGAGGCCTTCCCGCCACCAGAGGGCGCCCTGAGCCCGGGCCGAGAAGCGCGCCTGCAGGAGCTCTGTGTCCCGGATGGCGCGCCCCCGGGCGTGGTGCCGGTGCTCAGCGCTCACAGCCCCTCGGTGGGCAGTGAGTACTTCATCCGCCTGGAAGACCCCGCGCCTGCCGCGGACCATGACCCCGACTGCACTGGCTGTGCCCCCAGCACGCTTGCCGCCGCCCTGCGCCCCGATGGTAGTGACCACGATGAAGACTCCGACGGGAGCACGGCCGCCTCGCTGGTCATGGAGCCGCTGCTCGGCCACGCGCCGCCCGCGGATGGCCCCTGGGGCCACTGCGACTACTACCCATGCAAGAGCCACGCCCGTGACCTTTCCTGCGCCTCCCGCTCACCCTCACCAGAGACACCGATGCTGGCGGAGCCTGGAGCCGAGGATATCGACTGGGGCGTGGGGGCCTTCTGTCCCCCATTCTTTGAGGACCCACTGGGCATATCCCCCTCGCGGAGCTCTGGGGACCGACTATCCCCAggtggggaggagctgggggaggctgAGGCGTCCAGAGCTGCCCAGTACAGACACTGGAGCTCCAACGTGTCTGCCAACAACAACAGCGGCAGTCGAGCGCCGGAATCCTGGCTCCCAGGCCTCTCAGGCTACACGGACTGCTGCCCTGGTGTGAAGCAGACCTTGTGGGCCATCCCTGAGCTGGGCCATCCTCTGACCCCAGAGGTTCCCAGAGAGTCTCTCCTTGGGCCAAAGGGGGCCTCCTTGGGTCAGGAGCTGGGCCACTGCCTTGGCCTCCCCCATCTGTATCCTGCTGAGGGCCTGACACCTGCCCCCTGCCTGGTCGCCTCCCCCTGGGCAGAGGCAGCCATAAGCGGGGGTGACAGCCCCCAGGCAGAGCCCAGGCTTGCAGAGGAGGCCGAGGGGTCTGCTGGACTCCAActgccccttccctccatcccatcCCCATCCCAAGAGGGAGCCCCACTTCCTGCCGAGGAGGCCAGCACCCCGCCCACCCTGCCTGCCTCACCCACGCCCACTGGCAGCCAGGCACCTGCCACTGAGCCAGCCCAGACCCTCGACAGCGACAGCGGTAGCAGCTCCCCTGAGCTGGAGGCTCCAGGGAGTGAAGATGAGGACACGACCGAGGCCACTTCTGGTGTCTTCACTGACTTGTCCAGCGACGGCCCACAGGCTGAGAAACTAGACGTGACACCAGCTTTCCGCTCCCTGCAGAAGCAGGTGGGGACCCCCGACTCCTTGGACTCCCTGGACATCCCGTCCTCGGCCAGTGATGGCGGCTGTGAGGTCTTCAGCCCATTAGCTGTCAGCACCCCTGGCGGGCAGCTCCGAGCCCTGGACAGCGGCTATGACACGGAGAACTACGAGTCCCCAGAGTTCATACTCAAGGAGGCACATGAGCCCTGTGAGCCCGAGGCCTTTGGGGAGCTGGCCTCAGAGGGTGAGAGCCCGGGGCCCGAGACTCGGCTCTCTGCCTCCCTAGGTGGCCTCAGCGAGAAGAATCCCTACCGCGACTCTGCCTACTTCTCAGACCTGGATACGGAGCCAGAGCCCCCCGTGGGCCCCACGGAGAAGCACGGAGGTGTCCCAGTCCCCAGGCCGGAGCCTGATCTGGAGAGCCCGAAGAGCCCCAGGCTGCAGTCTGCACAGCCCTCCCCTGAGCTGGGGGCCCCCGGGGAGGCACAGGGTGCTGGCCCCAGGGAGGTGCCACCACTGCCACTGTCACTGCCTGAGGACTCTTCCCCAGAGCCAAGCGCCTGCCCCACAGGCCCCAGGCAGGAGCCTCCCTGGCCCCAAGACCCAGTCCAGGTGCCGCCCATGCCCAACCCCGTGAGTTCTAAGATATTCTTGCTGACTCCAGTCCGGCCAAGCTCAGAAAGCCACCGCCCAGAGCTCCAGGAGACCCTGGGACTGCTGTCAGGTTCGAACCTGCAGGAACAGACAGGGGGCTCAGGTGCCTCCAGAACCCCGCTCTGCCTGGCCCTGCCCGGACTCCCCACGGCCCCAGAGGGGCGGccggaggaggaagaggaggacagcGAGGACAGCGATGAGTCAGACGAAGAGCTCCGCTGCTACAGCATCCAGGAGCCGAGCGAGGAGAGCGAGGAGGAGGTGCCGCCCGTGCCAGTGGTGGTGGCGGAGAGCCAGAGCGCACGCAACCTGCGCAGCCTGCTTAAGATGCCAAGCCTGCTGTCCGAGGCCTTCTGCGAGGACCTGGAGCGCAAGAAGAAAGCTGTGTCCTTCTTCGACGACGTCACTGTCTACCTCTTTGACCAG GAAAGCCCCACCCGAGAGCTCGGGGAGCCCTTCCCTGGTGCCAAGGAGTCACCCCCCACGTTCCCACCGGGCAGCCCAGGCTCCCCCAGTGTCTCCTGCCGGCCACGGCGGGCTGACCCCTCCCCCGAAGGCCCTGCGACTGAACAGG ACGGAGAGTTCGAGTGGAATGATGGTCTCATGCTGACGCCGGCCCAGGAGCCGGCCTCGTGCATCCCCGCCGAGACTGCCAAGTCCGTCGCGCCCAGCCCCTTCTCGCGCTTCACCGTCTCACCAGCGCCTGCGTCCCGCTTCTCCATCACGCATGTCTCCGACTCGGACTCCGGGTCCGTGGGAG GTCCTACAGCAGGTGCTGGGGGCAGCTGTAAAGAGGCTTGA
- the AATK gene encoding serine/threonine-protein kinase LMTK1 isoform X1, translating into MSSSFFNPSFAFSSHFDPDGAPLSEFSWSSSLSVVAVSFSGLFTVIALMLACLCCKKGGIGFKEFENAEGEEYAADFSAQGSPATAAQNGPDVYVLPLTEVSLPMAKQPGRSVQLLKSTDLGRHSLLYLEEIGHGWFGKVFLGEVNSGISSTQVVVKELKASASVQEQMQFLEEAQPYSASPPPPRPLPALSASRGWPVGSCRALQHSNLLQCLAQCAEVTPYLLVMEFCPMGDLKGYLRSCRVAESMAPDPLTLQRMACEVACGVLHLHRNNYVHSDLALRNCLLTADLTVKIGDYGLSHGKYREDYFVTADQLWVPLRWIAPELVDEVHSNLLVVDQTKASNVWSLGVTIWELFELGAQPYPHHSDRQVLAYAVREQQLKLPKPQLQLTLSDRWYEVMQFCWLQPEQRPTAEEVHLLLSYLCAKGATEAEEEFERRWRSLRPGGGSAGAGLGVAGLALGGTGELLATSSFPLLEQFAGDGFHAEGDDVLTVTETSHGLNFEYKWEAGRGAEAFPPPEGALSPGREARLQELCVPDGAPPGVVPVLSAHSPSVGSEYFIRLEDPAPAADHDPDCTGCAPSTLAAALRPDGSDHDEDSDGSTAASLVMEPLLGHAPPADGPWGHCDYYPCKSHARDLSCASRSPSPETPMLAEPGAEDIDWGVGAFCPPFFEDPLGISPSRSSGDRLSPGGEELGEAEASRAAQYRHWSSNVSANNNSGSRAPESWLPGLSGYTDCCPGVKQTLWAIPELGHPLTPEVPRESLLGPKGASLGQELGHCLGLPHLYPAEGLTPAPCLVASPWAEAAISGGDSPQAEPRLAEEAEGSAGLQLPLPSIPSPSQEGAPLPAEEASTPPTLPASPTPTGSQAPATEPAQTLDSDSGSSSPELEAPGSEDEDTTEATSGVFTDLSSDGPQAEKLDVTPAFRSLQKQVGTPDSLDSLDIPSSASDGGCEVFSPLAVSTPGGQLRALDSGYDTENYESPEFILKEAHEPCEPEAFGELASEGESPGPETRLSASLGGLSEKNPYRDSAYFSDLDTEPEPPVGPTEKHGGVPVPRPEPDLESPKSPRLQSAQPSPELGAPGEAQGAGPREVPPLPLSLPEDSSPEPSACPTGPRQEPPWPQDPVQVPPMPNPVSSKIFLLTPVRPSSESHRPELQETLGLLSGSNLQEQTGGSGASRTPLCLALPGLPTAPEGRPEEEEEDSEDSDESDEELRCYSIQEPSEESEEEVPPVPVVVAESQSARNLRSLLKMPSLLSEAFCEDLERKKKAVSFFDDVTVYLFDQESPTRELGEPFPGAKESPPTFPPGSPGSPSVSCRPRRADPSPEGPATEQDGEFEWNDGLMLTPAQEPASCIPAETAKSVAPSPFSRFTVSPAPASRFSITHVSDSDSGSVGGPTAGAGGSCKEA; encoded by the exons ACGGTGCCCCGCTCAGCGAGTTCTCCTGGTCGTCCTCCCTGTCCGTGGTGGCCGTGTCCTTCTCCGGGCTCTTCACCGTCATCGCCCTCATGCTGGCCTGCCTGTGCTGTAAGAAGGGCGGCATCGGGTTCAag GAGTTTGAGAATGCCGAGGGGGAAGAGTACGCGGCCGACTTCTCGGCACAGGGCTCCCCGGCCACAGCGGCTCAGAACGGGCCCGACGTCTACGTCCTGCCACTCACTGAGGTCTCCCTGCCCATGGCCAAGCAGCCCGGGCGCTCAG TGCAGCTGCTCAAGTCCACAGACCTGGGCCGGCACAGCCTTCTGTACTTGGAGGAGATTGGCCACGGCTGGTTTGGGAAG GTGTTCCTGGGGGAGGTGAACTCGGGCATCAGCAGCACCCAGGTGGTGGTGAAGGAGCTGAAGGCGAGCGCCAGCGTGCAAGAGCAGATGCAGTTCCTGGAGGAGGCACAGCCCTACAG cgccagccccccgccccctcgccccctcccagccctgagTGCGAGTCGGGGGTGGCCTGTTGGCTCCTGCAGGGCCCTGCAGCACAGCAACCTTCTCCAATGCCTGGCCCAGTGTGCCGAGGTGACGCCCTACCTGCTGGTGATGGAGTTCTGCCCGATG GGGGACCTCAAGGGCTACCTGCGGAGCTGTCGGGTGGCCGAGTCCATGGCGCCCGACCCCCTGACCCTGCAGCGCATGGCCTGTGAGGTGGCCTGTGGCGTCCTGCACCTGCATCGCAACAACTATGTGCACAG tgACCTTGCCCTGAGGAACTGTCTGCTCACGGCTGACCTGACGGTCAAGATCGGCGACTACGGCCTGTCTCACGGCAAATACAGG GAGGACTACTTCGTGACGGCTGACCAGCTGTGGGTGCCGCTGCGCTGGATCGCGCCTGAGCTGGTGGACGAGGTGCACTCCAACCTGCTGGTGGTGGACCAGACCAAGGCCAGCAACGTGTG GTCCCTAGGCGTGACCATCTGGGAACTCTTCGAACTGGGAGCGCAGCCCTACCCCCACCACTCGGACCGGCAGGTGCTGGCCTATGCTGTCCGAGAACAGCAGCTCAAGCTGCCCAAGCCTCAGCTGCAGCTGACCCTCTCCGACCGCTG GTACGAGGTGATGCAGTTCTGCTGGCTGCAGCCTGAGCAGCGGCCGACGGCCGAGGAGGTGCACCTGCTACTGTCCTACCTGTGCGCCAAGGGCGCCACCGAGGCGGAGGAGGAATTCGAGCGGCGCTGGCGCTCACTGCGGCCCGGTGGGGGCAGCGCGGGTGCCGGGCTAGGGGTGGCAGGCCTGGCCCTGGGGGGCACGGGTGAGCTGCTCGCCACCTCCTCCTTCCCGCTGCTGGAGCAGTTCGCTGGCGACGGCTTCCACGCGGAGGGCGACGACGTGCTGACAGTGACTGAGACCAGCCACGGCCTTAACTTCGAGTACAAGTGGGAAGCGGGCCGCGGCGCCGAGGCCTTCCCGCCACCAGAGGGCGCCCTGAGCCCGGGCCGAGAAGCGCGCCTGCAGGAGCTCTGTGTCCCGGATGGCGCGCCCCCGGGCGTGGTGCCGGTGCTCAGCGCTCACAGCCCCTCGGTGGGCAGTGAGTACTTCATCCGCCTGGAAGACCCCGCGCCTGCCGCGGACCATGACCCCGACTGCACTGGCTGTGCCCCCAGCACGCTTGCCGCCGCCCTGCGCCCCGATGGTAGTGACCACGATGAAGACTCCGACGGGAGCACGGCCGCCTCGCTGGTCATGGAGCCGCTGCTCGGCCACGCGCCGCCCGCGGATGGCCCCTGGGGCCACTGCGACTACTACCCATGCAAGAGCCACGCCCGTGACCTTTCCTGCGCCTCCCGCTCACCCTCACCAGAGACACCGATGCTGGCGGAGCCTGGAGCCGAGGATATCGACTGGGGCGTGGGGGCCTTCTGTCCCCCATTCTTTGAGGACCCACTGGGCATATCCCCCTCGCGGAGCTCTGGGGACCGACTATCCCCAggtggggaggagctgggggaggctgAGGCGTCCAGAGCTGCCCAGTACAGACACTGGAGCTCCAACGTGTCTGCCAACAACAACAGCGGCAGTCGAGCGCCGGAATCCTGGCTCCCAGGCCTCTCAGGCTACACGGACTGCTGCCCTGGTGTGAAGCAGACCTTGTGGGCCATCCCTGAGCTGGGCCATCCTCTGACCCCAGAGGTTCCCAGAGAGTCTCTCCTTGGGCCAAAGGGGGCCTCCTTGGGTCAGGAGCTGGGCCACTGCCTTGGCCTCCCCCATCTGTATCCTGCTGAGGGCCTGACACCTGCCCCCTGCCTGGTCGCCTCCCCCTGGGCAGAGGCAGCCATAAGCGGGGGTGACAGCCCCCAGGCAGAGCCCAGGCTTGCAGAGGAGGCCGAGGGGTCTGCTGGACTCCAActgccccttccctccatcccatcCCCATCCCAAGAGGGAGCCCCACTTCCTGCCGAGGAGGCCAGCACCCCGCCCACCCTGCCTGCCTCACCCACGCCCACTGGCAGCCAGGCACCTGCCACTGAGCCAGCCCAGACCCTCGACAGCGACAGCGGTAGCAGCTCCCCTGAGCTGGAGGCTCCAGGGAGTGAAGATGAGGACACGACCGAGGCCACTTCTGGTGTCTTCACTGACTTGTCCAGCGACGGCCCACAGGCTGAGAAACTAGACGTGACACCAGCTTTCCGCTCCCTGCAGAAGCAGGTGGGGACCCCCGACTCCTTGGACTCCCTGGACATCCCGTCCTCGGCCAGTGATGGCGGCTGTGAGGTCTTCAGCCCATTAGCTGTCAGCACCCCTGGCGGGCAGCTCCGAGCCCTGGACAGCGGCTATGACACGGAGAACTACGAGTCCCCAGAGTTCATACTCAAGGAGGCACATGAGCCCTGTGAGCCCGAGGCCTTTGGGGAGCTGGCCTCAGAGGGTGAGAGCCCGGGGCCCGAGACTCGGCTCTCTGCCTCCCTAGGTGGCCTCAGCGAGAAGAATCCCTACCGCGACTCTGCCTACTTCTCAGACCTGGATACGGAGCCAGAGCCCCCCGTGGGCCCCACGGAGAAGCACGGAGGTGTCCCAGTCCCCAGGCCGGAGCCTGATCTGGAGAGCCCGAAGAGCCCCAGGCTGCAGTCTGCACAGCCCTCCCCTGAGCTGGGGGCCCCCGGGGAGGCACAGGGTGCTGGCCCCAGGGAGGTGCCACCACTGCCACTGTCACTGCCTGAGGACTCTTCCCCAGAGCCAAGCGCCTGCCCCACAGGCCCCAGGCAGGAGCCTCCCTGGCCCCAAGACCCAGTCCAGGTGCCGCCCATGCCCAACCCCGTGAGTTCTAAGATATTCTTGCTGACTCCAGTCCGGCCAAGCTCAGAAAGCCACCGCCCAGAGCTCCAGGAGACCCTGGGACTGCTGTCAGGTTCGAACCTGCAGGAACAGACAGGGGGCTCAGGTGCCTCCAGAACCCCGCTCTGCCTGGCCCTGCCCGGACTCCCCACGGCCCCAGAGGGGCGGccggaggaggaagaggaggacagcGAGGACAGCGATGAGTCAGACGAAGAGCTCCGCTGCTACAGCATCCAGGAGCCGAGCGAGGAGAGCGAGGAGGAGGTGCCGCCCGTGCCAGTGGTGGTGGCGGAGAGCCAGAGCGCACGCAACCTGCGCAGCCTGCTTAAGATGCCAAGCCTGCTGTCCGAGGCCTTCTGCGAGGACCTGGAGCGCAAGAAGAAAGCTGTGTCCTTCTTCGACGACGTCACTGTCTACCTCTTTGACCAG GAAAGCCCCACCCGAGAGCTCGGGGAGCCCTTCCCTGGTGCCAAGGAGTCACCCCCCACGTTCCCACCGGGCAGCCCAGGCTCCCCCAGTGTCTCCTGCCGGCCACGGCGGGCTGACCCCTCCCCCGAAGGCCCTGCGACTGAACAGG ACGGAGAGTTCGAGTGGAATGATGGTCTCATGCTGACGCCGGCCCAGGAGCCGGCCTCGTGCATCCCCGCCGAGACTGCCAAGTCCGTCGCGCCCAGCCCCTTCTCGCGCTTCACCGTCTCACCAGCGCCTGCGTCCCGCTTCTCCATCACGCATGTCTCCGACTCGGACTCCGGGTCCGTGGGAG GTCCTACAGCAGGTGCTGGGGGCAGCTGTAAAGAGGCTTGA